The following coding sequences are from one Streptomyces angustmyceticus window:
- a CDS encoding ABC transporter substrate-binding protein: MTEIGRRRLLAAGGGVVLAAGLATACGSNTGRGGGGSGSGISQWYHQYGEPGVERAVKRYAAAYRKADVAVQWRPGDYDRQTAAALLTDSGPDVFEVNGPLLEQIRGGQVVDLTAEVEPAKDDFHQAVLAPKIWRDKIWGIPQAVDMQVLYYRKSLLRKAGVRPPRTLDELVDGAKKLSGKQTKGLFLGNDGGAGVLGGTPLFAAGLSLVTPEGKVGFDDPAAARALGKIRQLYADKSLLLGAPTDWSDPAAFIQGLTAMQWSGLWALPQIRKALGDDFGVLPFPEDGSGGKPSVPVGAYAAAVSARSRRKQEAKAFAKWLWVDRGDFQQDFALSYGFHIPARISLAKKARQLQSGPAADAVRFSAEHGYAEPLLWTTGSRTAYQDALSRIIKGGANPESELKAVVRKVGAELQRVRKQ; this comes from the coding sequence ATGACGGAGATCGGCAGGCGGCGGCTGTTGGCGGCCGGTGGTGGGGTGGTCCTGGCCGCGGGGCTGGCGACGGCGTGTGGGTCCAACACCGGGCGGGGCGGCGGTGGTTCGGGGTCGGGGATCAGTCAGTGGTACCACCAGTACGGGGAGCCGGGGGTCGAGCGGGCCGTGAAGCGGTACGCCGCCGCGTACCGGAAGGCGGACGTCGCGGTGCAGTGGCGGCCCGGCGACTACGACCGGCAGACGGCGGCCGCCCTGCTCACGGACTCGGGGCCGGACGTCTTCGAGGTCAACGGGCCGCTGCTGGAGCAGATCCGGGGCGGACAGGTCGTCGATCTGACCGCCGAGGTGGAGCCGGCCAAGGACGACTTCCACCAGGCGGTGCTGGCGCCGAAGATCTGGCGGGACAAGATCTGGGGCATTCCGCAGGCCGTCGACATGCAGGTGCTGTACTACCGCAAGAGTCTGCTGAGGAAGGCCGGGGTGCGGCCGCCGCGGACGCTCGACGAGTTGGTGGACGGGGCGAAGAAGCTCAGCGGCAAGCAGACCAAGGGGCTGTTCCTGGGCAATGACGGCGGGGCCGGAGTGCTGGGCGGGACGCCGTTGTTCGCCGCCGGGCTGAGCCTGGTCACCCCGGAGGGCAAGGTCGGGTTCGACGATCCGGCGGCGGCCCGTGCGCTCGGCAAGATCCGGCAGCTGTACGCGGACAAGTCGCTGCTGCTCGGTGCGCCCACGGACTGGTCGGATCCGGCCGCCTTCATCCAGGGGCTGACCGCGATGCAGTGGTCGGGGCTGTGGGCGCTGCCGCAGATCAGGAAGGCGCTGGGGGACGACTTCGGGGTACTGCCGTTCCCGGAGGACGGGAGCGGAGGGAAGCCGTCCGTTCCGGTGGGGGCCTACGCCGCCGCGGTCAGCGCGCGGAGCCGGCGCAAGCAGGAGGCCAAGGCGTTCGCCAAGTGGCTGTGGGTGGACCGCGGCGACTTCCAGCAGGACTTCGCGCTGTCGTACGGCTTCCACATCCCGGCCCGGATCTCCCTGGCGAAGAAGGCGCGGCAGTTGCAGAGCGGGCCGGCGGCCGACGCGGTCCGGTTCTCGGCCGAGCACGGCTATGCCGAGCCGCTGTTGTGGACGACCGGGAGCCGTACCGCCTATCAGGACGCGCTGAGCCGGATCATCAAGGGCGGCGCCAACCCGGAGAGCGAGCTGAAGGCCGTGGTGCGCAAGGTCGGCGCCGAGCTCCAGCGGGTCAGGAAGCAGTGA
- the aac(6') gene encoding aminoglycoside 6'-N-acetyltransferase — protein MQPLRGASVVLRPTSDADIETLDRIVREPEVAAWWSVPDDYGDMLAVVVAGEVIGAIQFDEETDPEFRHASIDIFLTAHRQGQGLGTDAVRTLARWLIRERGHHRLTIDPAAANTAAIRSYRKVGFKPVGIMRAYGRDYRTGGWADGLLMDLLADEVT, from the coding sequence ATGCAGCCGCTTCGCGGGGCCTCGGTCGTTCTCCGGCCGACATCGGACGCCGACATCGAGACGCTCGACCGCATCGTCCGGGAGCCGGAGGTCGCGGCCTGGTGGTCGGTGCCGGACGACTACGGGGACATGCTCGCGGTCGTCGTCGCCGGTGAGGTCATCGGGGCGATCCAGTTCGACGAGGAGACCGACCCGGAATTCCGTCACGCAAGCATCGACATCTTCCTGACGGCACACCGGCAAGGCCAGGGCCTCGGCACCGACGCCGTACGCACCCTGGCCCGCTGGCTGATCCGCGAGCGCGGCCACCACCGCCTGACCATCGACCCGGCCGCCGCCAACACCGCCGCCATCCGCAGTTACCGCAAGGTCGGCTTCAAGCCCGTCGGCATCATGCGCGCCTACGGCCGCGACTACCGGACGGGCGGCTGGGCGGACGGACTGCTGATGGACCTGCTGGCGGATGAGGTGACGTGA
- a CDS encoding toxin-antitoxin system YwqK family antitoxin gives MRIEDEDSYRDDDMRVHYEDEPFTGEVVYRDKEGKVTGLISYIDGVPSGPQTRWYSDGSKKKEGQTRWGIAVGDWRKWHPNGQLAEHSVFNLQGRRERRQRWDKDGNLTEDKSFST, from the coding sequence ATGCGCATCGAAGATGAAGACTCCTACCGGGACGACGACATGCGCGTCCACTACGAAGATGAGCCCTTCACCGGGGAGGTCGTCTATCGCGACAAGGAGGGCAAGGTAACCGGCCTCATCTCCTATATCGACGGTGTCCCGTCTGGGCCGCAGACCCGGTGGTACTCCGATGGGTCCAAGAAGAAGGAGGGCCAGACCAGATGGGGTATCGCCGTCGGAGATTGGCGGAAATGGCACCCGAACGGCCAACTGGCCGAACATTCCGTTTTCAATCTTCAGGGCAGGCGTGAGCGCCGCCAGCGGTGGGACAAGGACGGCAACCTCACGGAGGACAAGTCGTTTTCGACGTGA
- a CDS encoding toxin glutamine deamidase domain-containing protein, which yields MLPDPLEWVLEMLGFNWPTADEDKLIECAQVWRTFAAEVQGHQSRGNTYAGNVLGENSGDAIEGFSKAWDKFADGSGYLNDAAEAAEVLAFTFEAAAALVIGMKVAVIVQLAILAAEIIAAQAAAPFTLGLSEIGGAAATLATREMVRKILKEVAKQVLDAILEAAKEPVISALEAMASDLIAQTVNQNFGAQNGYNVGRTLKEGQSAATDAIKNTGESLGESLRDGAGHRAGHRARGGLDHAAGRGGEHGDGGGDDSSGSSSSDSDSGSGSRSGSRDGGGSGSGDSSGSGSGSSGDSGSSSSNGSGSDGGSGSTSDGGSDNGGTSTSNDSGGTGTGNRGGSDGGGSTTHSPRASDNAGTGAGSGPDNGGAGTNPSSSDSPSHNSDPAHRVPDAQPLPPPDQRSPFDEGFQGGSSNDSPYDGSHTPDGGPTADAGHTPDSDSTADTSRPSPDPTPDASRPDADAPSTHPTPDASPAPTPDNTPDAARPDPDSVSTQPAPDHTPDFARPDADGISTHPTPDHTPEAARPDADSVSTQPAHDNTPDGARPAPAPDQSPQHTGPSHPDTPQAGGPAHPDAAQPSPAPSQAPDPVAGNPPSYGDSPHNAPDGTSNANGNANGTHTGDHSAGDTSAGNNSATGGGRPSMPHVGAPPQGAPVQHTPSTGQPIQQRDPAPGDPMPTVDDPDDTTVTTQSADTATLPPPTQHAPDAGTSPTTPGPQQSPPNSPQANGPMMTGAVPPQGGPGTTTPRGTTTPRGGTPPTGSGTTSIRPSDRRPDGSQAIRDVTQQPAPDRPAYNPRLDGPRREETSRPYNPRLDGPRRDAPATPPGDNRRPDGSQIVHDHTQQPTPERPPHNPRLDGPAPRDNSRPDGTDNGRPDSPHQDDTRPPAPANPSGATTTHPDTAQQTDPTRAAQPQASTPHQAPPHPVAATPGAPTPNFPHQQPQQQPQHQAQPQPQPQPQPQHQQTPQPHQQNPHQPTLQSQAPPQQHPQQQTPQNHQPQHQPQHQPQPQHVQQQHPAPHQQPAPHQQGQHPDHTQPMPDHQPQHAAPVPQPPNLRSHTDVRIGLNIQPHGLYSPFPHDQQALEASFPRNPDGTPRPFNDPFQPWAQLQNDGGIGVLGRSNNCADCTRSFMESWYGNPQVSSPRTYDPDGNGGIDRQSGERNGTANIQDYAGTTFRNSGPNSQDGYARIADELREAGPGAAAAVLVTWPDKPNGDPGGAHVFNAVNHDGRVVWVDSQSGKVSDQPINTQAKNVWHLVLDANRKPFTPATNQNQTPQQGHQQNQPHNQQQQAQHQAQQQAQAQQQAQTQQAQQQAQSQAQAHANQQTQQHQQNQQNQQNQQNQQQAHAQQQAQAQQQPHPYAQQPQPSPHNQQPQTQQPSPYAQPHHQAPYVQQQQQPGPYQQPHQQQAPHSQQPGPQQHQQQHNPYQQQPAPHVQQPNPYAQQPHQQPTPHAQQQQPSPYQHHHQQPNPYAQPHQQQHPYAQQPVPHQQPHQQQAPYAQQPAPQQQSPHPQQNPYTQQPPQHQQQQPHAQSPQPAPHQPQPGPHPQQPSPYAPPQQPYTQQQSQPNPYAQHQQQAPHSQPPLQQTPQQQPSPYAQPHQQQAPYASQPYPQQAPYAQQPNPQQPSPQQQSPYAQPQPHAQQQAPQTQQQPPQQQAPHQQNPHHLQQQQQQQSPNAQPHQQQPHHQQPSQEPPAQDNPSAGEEGTATPQDNAENPNSLGAIRNDLQQDTGGLLPPHPHDQQLLENAHPRNPDGTPQRFANPFDPWGQLQNDGGNTVPGRSNNCADCSRSFLETWYGNPQVSAPRTPDTDANGNPDTWSPENDANENQIRWSGARHTYAGPGNDPHTPARIAHDLQQAGHGAAAIVQVDWPNDGGGHAFNAVNHHGKIIWIDTQTGQVSHDPIHIADAEHVWHIPLDANRQPLHAHQAVPKPDHAAPDQHQPDASSTPHTDTDTTSDGATAPHTDTANDGSSPDHITPADPTTDAPPGDQAFPDSGTPPTHQSTPHPEQPPGDQQQSPLPPGDRESTPHNRSAQASHHIANALRNDHNPLTYGKPPAESAEHQAATQPPHRQESQQPTSTTNQATDNQAGHDQGAHSQTDSNGRPSPDSNKPPSPAAPASPSGSNHEGPNEPEHSEPPADPAGSEPDLPTDDGGHHDESDDPAERYKAPSASDVPVEDPPNFPDPVDPGETPNTQDLDSEVEDKARGGLVEQIDLDDTDRVEVDSDGLITTIDGRTVKEYLQELSETRAIRHAEMREDDEGPCSALAIDRRTGMITEGLNGAPDDVIDLENLHPLLRDNYSGLAAWMHPIMEEENKIRIGNKIAPDGTAERDENGKVIPNSEMVYTGRAYFDAPLRHAEVKAVNELLWARQRQLEKDRRADHGEDSTPPKLGREVLNEMRFDPRWIEDARVKKGKNKGNIIHLPGQTAPACPNCHGVLRGVPSYGGRQQYSIGDYRRKDESNQIPPATD from the coding sequence ATGCTGCCGGATCCTCTTGAGTGGGTCCTGGAGATGCTCGGCTTCAACTGGCCGACCGCAGACGAAGACAAACTCATCGAATGCGCCCAGGTCTGGCGGACGTTCGCGGCGGAGGTCCAGGGACACCAGTCCCGCGGCAACACCTACGCGGGCAATGTGCTCGGGGAGAACTCCGGCGACGCCATCGAGGGCTTCAGCAAGGCATGGGACAAGTTCGCCGACGGTTCGGGCTATCTGAACGATGCCGCGGAGGCGGCCGAGGTCCTCGCCTTCACCTTCGAGGCCGCCGCCGCGCTGGTCATCGGCATGAAGGTCGCCGTCATCGTCCAGTTGGCGATCCTCGCCGCCGAAATCATCGCGGCGCAGGCCGCGGCCCCGTTCACCCTCGGACTGTCCGAGATCGGTGGCGCGGCCGCCACTCTGGCGACCCGCGAAATGGTCCGCAAGATCCTCAAGGAAGTCGCCAAGCAGGTCCTGGACGCCATCCTGGAGGCCGCCAAGGAACCGGTGATCTCCGCACTGGAGGCCATGGCCTCCGACCTGATCGCCCAGACCGTCAACCAGAACTTCGGCGCCCAGAACGGTTACAACGTCGGCCGGACCCTCAAGGAGGGCCAGAGCGCCGCCACCGACGCGATCAAGAACACCGGCGAATCCCTCGGCGAGAGCCTCCGCGACGGCGCCGGCCACCGCGCGGGCCACCGGGCCCGCGGCGGACTGGACCACGCGGCGGGACGCGGCGGCGAACACGGCGACGGCGGCGGGGACGACAGCAGCGGCTCCAGCAGCTCGGACAGCGACTCGGGCAGTGGATCGCGCAGCGGCAGCAGGGACGGCGGCGGGTCGGGGTCCGGCGACAGCTCCGGGTCCGGGTCCGGGTCCTCCGGGGATTCCGGAAGCAGCTCGTCCAACGGGTCGGGCTCCGACGGCGGCTCCGGGAGCACGTCCGACGGCGGCTCCGACAACGGCGGCACCTCCACCTCCAACGACTCCGGCGGCACCGGTACCGGCAACCGCGGCGGCTCGGACGGCGGCGGCTCCACCACCCACAGCCCCCGCGCCTCGGACAACGCCGGCACGGGTGCGGGAAGCGGGCCGGACAACGGCGGCGCGGGCACCAACCCGTCCTCCTCCGACAGCCCCTCCCACAACTCCGACCCCGCCCACCGCGTCCCCGACGCCCAGCCCCTGCCACCCCCGGACCAGCGCTCCCCCTTCGACGAGGGCTTCCAGGGCGGCAGCAGCAACGACAGCCCGTACGACGGGTCCCACACCCCCGACGGCGGACCCACCGCCGACGCCGGACACACCCCGGACTCGGACTCCACCGCGGATACGTCCCGCCCGTCCCCGGACCCCACGCCGGACGCGTCCCGCCCCGACGCGGACGCCCCGAGCACCCACCCCACCCCTGACGCGTCCCCTGCCCCCACCCCCGACAACACCCCGGACGCGGCCCGTCCCGACCCCGACTCGGTCAGCACCCAACCAGCGCCCGACCACACCCCCGACTTCGCCCGCCCGGACGCGGACGGCATCAGCACCCACCCGACGCCCGACCACACCCCCGAGGCAGCACGCCCCGACGCGGACTCGGTCAGCACCCAACCGGCCCACGACAACACCCCGGACGGTGCCCGCCCCGCCCCCGCACCCGACCAGTCCCCCCAGCACACCGGGCCTTCGCACCCGGACACACCCCAGGCAGGCGGCCCCGCACACCCCGACGCCGCCCAGCCGTCCCCGGCCCCCTCACAGGCCCCGGACCCCGTAGCCGGCAACCCGCCCTCCTACGGCGACAGCCCCCACAACGCCCCGGACGGCACCAGCAACGCCAACGGGAACGCCAACGGCACCCACACCGGGGACCACTCCGCCGGTGACACCTCAGCCGGTAACAACTCCGCCACCGGTGGCGGCCGTCCCTCGATGCCGCACGTCGGCGCCCCACCCCAGGGCGCCCCCGTACAGCACACCCCGTCGACCGGCCAGCCCATCCAGCAGCGTGACCCGGCACCGGGCGACCCCATGCCCACCGTCGACGACCCCGACGACACCACCGTCACCACCCAGTCCGCGGACACCGCGACCCTCCCGCCCCCCACCCAGCACGCCCCCGACGCCGGCACGTCCCCCACCACGCCCGGCCCCCAGCAGTCCCCGCCCAACAGCCCCCAGGCCAATGGCCCGATGATGACGGGCGCCGTGCCGCCCCAGGGCGGCCCCGGCACCACCACACCCCGCGGCACCACCACACCCCGCGGCGGCACCCCGCCCACCGGCAGCGGCACCACGTCCATCCGCCCGAGCGACCGCCGCCCCGACGGTTCCCAGGCCATCCGCGACGTCACCCAGCAGCCCGCCCCGGACCGCCCCGCCTACAACCCCCGCCTCGACGGCCCTCGCCGGGAAGAGACCTCCCGGCCCTACAACCCCCGCCTGGACGGCCCCCGCCGCGACGCCCCCGCCACACCTCCCGGCGACAACCGCCGCCCCGACGGCTCACAGATCGTCCACGACCACACCCAGCAGCCCACCCCCGAGCGCCCCCCGCACAACCCCCGCCTCGACGGGCCGGCTCCCCGCGACAACTCCCGCCCCGACGGCACCGACAACGGCCGGCCGGACTCCCCTCACCAGGACGACACCCGCCCGCCGGCCCCCGCCAACCCCAGCGGCGCCACCACCACACACCCGGACACCGCACAACAAACCGACCCCACCCGCGCGGCCCAGCCTCAGGCGAGCACCCCCCACCAGGCCCCGCCACACCCGGTCGCGGCAACCCCCGGCGCCCCGACCCCCAACTTCCCGCACCAGCAGCCGCAACAACAGCCCCAACACCAGGCACAGCCGCAGCCGCAGCCGCAGCCGCAGCCGCAACACCAGCAGACCCCGCAGCCCCACCAGCAGAACCCGCACCAGCCCACGCTGCAGAGCCAGGCACCCCCACAGCAGCACCCCCAACAGCAGACGCCCCAGAACCACCAGCCTCAACACCAACCGCAACACCAGCCACAGCCGCAGCACGTCCAGCAGCAGCACCCGGCTCCCCACCAGCAGCCCGCACCGCACCAACAGGGCCAGCACCCCGACCACACCCAGCCCATGCCGGACCACCAGCCCCAGCACGCAGCGCCGGTCCCGCAACCCCCGAACCTCCGGAGCCACACCGACGTACGCATCGGGCTCAACATCCAGCCACACGGCCTCTATTCGCCGTTCCCCCACGACCAACAGGCGCTGGAAGCGAGCTTCCCCCGGAACCCGGACGGCACGCCGCGTCCGTTCAACGACCCGTTCCAGCCCTGGGCGCAGCTCCAGAACGACGGCGGCATCGGCGTCCTCGGCCGTTCCAACAACTGCGCCGACTGCACCCGCTCCTTCATGGAGTCCTGGTACGGCAACCCGCAGGTGTCCTCGCCCCGCACCTACGACCCGGACGGCAACGGCGGCATCGACCGCCAGTCCGGCGAACGGAACGGCACCGCCAACATCCAGGACTACGCGGGCACCACGTTCCGCAACTCCGGCCCGAACTCCCAGGACGGCTACGCCCGAATAGCCGACGAGCTCCGCGAGGCCGGCCCCGGTGCCGCGGCAGCGGTCCTGGTCACCTGGCCGGACAAGCCCAACGGCGACCCCGGCGGCGCACACGTCTTCAACGCCGTCAACCACGACGGCCGCGTCGTGTGGGTCGACAGCCAGTCCGGCAAGGTCAGCGACCAGCCCATCAACACCCAGGCCAAAAACGTCTGGCACCTGGTCCTGGACGCCAACCGCAAGCCTTTCACCCCCGCCACGAACCAGAACCAAACCCCGCAACAAGGGCACCAGCAGAACCAGCCCCACAACCAACAACAGCAAGCCCAGCACCAGGCTCAGCAACAGGCACAGGCACAACAGCAGGCTCAGACCCAGCAGGCCCAGCAGCAAGCTCAGTCTCAGGCCCAAGCCCACGCCAACCAGCAAACACAACAGCACCAACAAAACCAGCAGAACCAGCAGAACCAGCAGAACCAGCAACAGGCTCACGCACAGCAGCAGGCGCAGGCTCAACAGCAGCCCCACCCATACGCCCAGCAGCCGCAACCGAGCCCCCACAACCAACAGCCACAGACTCAACAGCCCAGCCCGTACGCCCAGCCGCACCATCAGGCTCCGTACGTACAGCAGCAGCAGCAGCCGGGGCCATACCAGCAACCCCACCAGCAGCAGGCTCCGCACTCCCAGCAGCCAGGCCCGCAGCAACACCAACAGCAGCACAACCCGTACCAGCAGCAGCCGGCACCGCACGTCCAGCAGCCCAACCCCTACGCGCAACAGCCGCACCAACAGCCGACTCCCCACGCGCAGCAGCAGCAGCCGAGCCCGTACCAACATCACCACCAGCAGCCAAACCCCTACGCCCAGCCGCACCAACAGCAGCACCCGTACGCCCAGCAGCCGGTCCCGCATCAGCAACCCCACCAGCAGCAGGCCCCGTACGCCCAGCAGCCGGCTCCGCAGCAGCAGTCGCCCCACCCGCAGCAGAACCCCTACACCCAGCAACCACCGCAACACCAGCAGCAACAGCCGCACGCACAATCACCGCAGCCTGCTCCGCACCAGCCGCAGCCTGGGCCGCATCCCCAGCAGCCGAGCCCCTATGCGCCTCCGCAGCAGCCGTACACCCAGCAGCAGTCCCAGCCGAACCCGTACGCCCAGCACCAGCAGCAGGCCCCCCACTCCCAGCCGCCACTGCAACAAACGCCTCAGCAACAGCCCAGCCCGTACGCTCAGCCGCACCAACAGCAGGCTCCGTACGCCTCTCAGCCGTACCCACAGCAGGCTCCATACGCCCAGCAACCCAACCCGCAACAGCCGAGCCCTCAGCAGCAGTCGCCCTACGCGCAGCCGCAGCCCCACGCTCAGCAGCAGGCCCCCCAGACCCAACAACAGCCGCCGCAGCAGCAGGCGCCACACCAGCAAAATCCCCACCACCTGCAGCAACAGCAACAGCAACAGAGCCCTAACGCTCAACCGCACCAGCAGCAGCCCCACCACCAGCAGCCGTCCCAGGAACCGCCTGCCCAGGACAATCCGTCCGCCGGCGAAGAAGGCACCGCAACTCCGCAGGACAATGCGGAGAACCCCAACAGCCTGGGCGCGATCCGGAACGACCTCCAGCAGGACACCGGCGGCCTCCTCCCGCCCCACCCGCACGACCAACAACTGCTGGAGAACGCCCACCCGCGCAACCCCGACGGCACGCCGCAGCGCTTCGCCAACCCCTTCGACCCCTGGGGCCAGCTCCAGAACGACGGCGGCAACACCGTCCCGGGACGCAGCAACAACTGCGCCGACTGTTCCCGCTCCTTCCTGGAGACCTGGTACGGCAACCCGCAGGTCTCGGCTCCCCGCACGCCCGACACCGACGCAAACGGCAACCCGGACACCTGGTCTCCCGAGAACGACGCGAACGAGAACCAGATCCGCTGGAGCGGCGCCAGGCACACCTACGCCGGCCCGGGCAACGACCCCCACACTCCTGCCCGTATCGCCCACGACCTCCAGCAGGCCGGGCACGGAGCGGCAGCGATCGTCCAGGTCGACTGGCCCAACGACGGCGGCGGCCACGCCTTCAACGCCGTCAACCACCACGGCAAGATCATCTGGATCGACACCCAGACCGGACAGGTCAGCCACGACCCGATCCACATCGCCGACGCAGAGCACGTCTGGCACATCCCCCTCGACGCCAACCGCCAGCCCCTCCACGCCCACCAGGCCGTACCCAAGCCCGACCACGCCGCCCCCGACCAGCACCAGCCCGACGCCTCATCCACGCCCCACACCGACACCGACACCACGTCCGACGGTGCAACCGCCCCCCACACCGACACGGCGAACGACGGCTCTTCCCCCGATCACATCACTCCCGCCGATCCCACGACCGACGCACCGCCCGGCGACCAAGCCTTCCCCGATTCCGGCACCCCTCCGACCCACCAGTCCACGCCGCACCCCGAACAGCCCCCCGGCGATCAGCAGCAGTCCCCCCTCCCCCCGGGCGACCGCGAAAGCACACCCCACAACCGCAGCGCGCAAGCCTCCCATCACATCGCCAACGCGCTCCGCAACGACCACAACCCTCTGACCTACGGCAAGCCCCCGGCGGAATCGGCCGAGCACCAAGCGGCGACACAGCCCCCTCACCGTCAGGAATCGCAGCAGCCGACTTCGACCACGAACCAGGCCACCGACAATCAGGCAGGTCACGACCAGGGCGCCCATAGCCAAACCGACTCCAATGGCAGGCCCAGCCCGGACAGCAACAAGCCGCCGAGCCCGGCGGCTCCGGCGTCGCCTTCCGGCAGCAACCACGAGGGCCCGAACGAGCCGGAGCACAGCGAGCCACCCGCCGACCCGGCAGGAAGCGAGCCGGATCTGCCGACCGACGACGGCGGCCATCACGACGAGAGCGATGACCCTGCCGAGCGCTACAAGGCCCCATCGGCCAGTGATGTACCCGTTGAAGATCCGCCGAATTTCCCGGACCCAGTTGATCCCGGCGAGACCCCCAACACTCAGGATCTGGATTCCGAGGTGGAGGACAAGGCCCGCGGCGGCCTTGTCGAGCAGATCGACTTGGATGACACGGATCGGGTCGAAGTCGACAGCGACGGCCTGATCACCACCATCGACGGCAGAACCGTCAAGGAATACCTGCAGGAGCTGTCAGAGACTCGGGCGATCCGGCACGCCGAAATGCGGGAAGACGATGAGGGCCCCTGTTCGGCCCTGGCGATCGACCGGCGGACGGGAATGATCACCGAGGGCCTCAACGGCGCTCCGGACGACGTCATCGACCTCGAAAATCTCCACCCGCTACTGCGCGACAATTACTCGGGTCTTGCCGCCTGGATGCACCCCATCATGGAGGAAGAGAATAAGATCCGGATCGGAAACAAGATCGCACCGGATGGCACGGCGGAGCGGGATGAAAACGGAAAAGTAATCCCCAATTCGGAGATGGTCTACACTGGTCGAGCATACTTTGACGCACCCTTGCGGCATGCCGAGGTAAAGGCAGTTAACGAACTTCTTTGGGCTCGCCAGCGACAGCTGGAGAAGGACCGGCGCGCGGATCACGGAGAGGACTCCACGCCCCCGAAGCTGGGCCGCGAGGTGCTGAACGAAATGCGATTCGACCCGAGATGGATCGAAGATGCCAGGGTGAAGAAGGGAAAGAACAAGGGAAATATCATTCATCTTCCGGGCCAAACCGCCCCCGCCTGCCCCAACTGCCACGGTGTCCTCAGGGGCGTGCCGAGCTATGGGGGTCGCCAGCAGTACTCCATCGGCGACTACCGGCGCAAAGACGAATCAAATCAGATACCTCCCGCAACGGATTAA
- a CDS encoding maleylpyruvate isomerase family mycothiol-dependent enzyme: MNSVKPAMDFDGHCAALVDQAVLLASCLTEQDADLTTTVPSCPDWNLAQLLRHLGEAHRWVEELVRTRATDPPPDNALRVLPRDTHQSPAEVAAWLTEGARRLADTLRTTGPDVRIWTPLPSGSPRFFARRMAHETVMHRADVALALGSAFTVDHSVALDTLDEWMELGSLPEMFDFHPDRRELLGPGRTLHFHATDTPPEAGADWLVDLTGDTLAWRRAQEPAAVSVRAPLTDLLLLIYGRTPADGDTFDITGDAELLDFWLARVLFG; this comes from the coding sequence ATGAACTCCGTAAAGCCCGCCATGGATTTCGACGGTCACTGCGCCGCCCTCGTCGACCAGGCCGTACTGCTGGCGTCCTGCCTCACGGAGCAGGACGCCGACCTGACGACCACCGTCCCCTCCTGCCCCGACTGGAACCTCGCCCAACTGCTCCGGCATCTGGGCGAAGCCCATCGCTGGGTCGAGGAACTCGTCCGGACCCGGGCGACCGATCCCCCGCCCGACAACGCCCTCCGCGTCCTCCCCCGCGACACCCACCAGTCCCCCGCCGAGGTCGCCGCCTGGCTCACCGAAGGCGCCCGGCGCCTCGCGGACACGCTCCGCACCACGGGCCCGGACGTCCGGATCTGGACCCCGCTCCCCTCCGGCTCCCCGCGCTTCTTCGCCCGCCGCATGGCCCACGAGACGGTCATGCACCGGGCCGACGTCGCACTCGCCCTCGGCAGCGCCTTCACCGTCGACCACTCCGTCGCCCTCGACACCCTCGACGAGTGGATGGAACTCGGCTCGCTCCCCGAGATGTTCGACTTCCACCCGGACCGGCGCGAACTTCTCGGCCCCGGCCGCACCCTCCACTTCCACGCCACGGACACCCCGCCGGAAGCCGGCGCCGACTGGCTCGTCGACCTCACCGGCGACACCCTCGCCTGGCGCCGCGCCCAGGAACCGGCCGCCGTCTCCGTCCGCGCCCCCCTCACCGACCTCCTGCTCCTCATCTACGGCCGCACCCCCGCCGACGGCGACACCTTCGACATCACCGGCGACGCGGAACTGCTGGACTTCTGGCTGGCACGGGTGCTGTTCGGATGA